CCGAGGAATTCGAAGAGGCGGTAGCCGTCGGGGCGGTGGAGCAGCAGCAGGTGCAGGCCCTGCTCGGCGAAGCAGCTGATCAGGTTCGCGGCGATGAAGGCCGCGAAGATCCACAGGACGGTCTTCGAGCCGGTGGTGAAGCCGGTGGCGCCCGGCGCCGCCTCGTCGCTCATCACGCAGGCCGCGCCCGCCACGAGTGCGGCGATGAAGAAGGTGACCAGCGCCCAGGTGTAGAGGTGCAGCCCCAGCAGCGGCGTGTCGAATCCGGGGTCGGTGGGGGCTATGTGGAGCAGCACCTGACGGCCGGAGACGATCGCCGAGAGCAGCGCGGTGATGACGGACAGGCCGAAGCCCGTGGCGTAGTCGCCGCGGGTGATGGCGCCGTCGCGGGATTTCGCGATGATCCAGGCCGGCCCCATGGCGGTGAGCATCATGCCCATCCGCTGGAGCATGCAGAGCGGGCAGGGGTACTCCCATTTGCCGAACTGGAAGACGAAGCCACCCAGCATGACGGCGCACATGCCCAGGACGAAGAGGTGGGGCAGCAGCAGGCCGATGCGGCGAGTACTGGTGGTGGACATGATCGCTTGCTCCGGGTTTCCGGTCATGGTCATGGTCA
This is a stretch of genomic DNA from Streptomyces sp. NBC_00536. It encodes these proteins:
- a CDS encoding disulfide bond formation protein B, producing MTMTMTMTMTGNPEQAIMSTTSTRRIGLLLPHLFVLGMCAVMLGGFVFQFGKWEYPCPLCMLQRMGMMLTAMGPAWIIAKSRDGAITRGDYATGFGLSVITALLSAIVSGRQVLLHIAPTDPGFDTPLLGLHLYTWALVTFFIAALVAGAACVMSDEAAPGATGFTTGSKTVLWIFAAFIAANLISCFAEQGLHLLLLHRPDGYRLFEFLG